One genomic region from Paramicrobacterium agarici encodes:
- a CDS encoding methylated-DNA--[protein]-cysteine S-methyltransferase: MTETPYEADRLRELTQPTPDHLSHLHDQLASRAEADDVLDVAYATADSPLGTLLVAATPAGLVRIAFEVQGFDDVLTTLSERISPRILEAPARLDDTRRELDEYFAGRRTDFDLPLDRALSRGFRRQVHEHLPHIAYGATQTYADVAREVGSPRAVRAVGTACAVNPLPIVVPCHRVLRSDGSTGGYAGGPEAKSRLLQLERAHAVTDRR; encoded by the coding sequence GTGACCGAGACTCCCTATGAAGCCGATCGGCTGCGCGAGCTGACACAGCCGACGCCCGACCACCTTTCGCACTTGCACGACCAGCTCGCCTCACGCGCCGAGGCCGACGACGTGCTCGACGTCGCCTACGCGACGGCGGACTCGCCGCTCGGAACACTGCTCGTTGCTGCGACGCCCGCCGGGCTCGTTCGCATCGCGTTCGAGGTGCAGGGTTTCGACGACGTTCTCACGACGCTGAGCGAGCGCATCAGCCCGCGCATTCTCGAGGCGCCCGCACGACTCGACGACACCCGCCGAGAGCTCGATGAGTACTTCGCGGGCAGACGAACCGACTTCGACCTGCCCCTCGATCGCGCACTCTCGCGTGGCTTTCGTCGGCAGGTGCACGAGCACCTGCCGCACATCGCGTACGGCGCGACGCAGACGTACGCCGACGTCGCTCGCGAGGTCGGCAGCCCCCGCGCGGTGAGGGCGGTCGGCACCGCGTGCGCCGTGAACCCTCTGCCGATCGTCGTGCCGTGTCACCGCGTGCTGCGCAGCGACGGCAGCACCGGAGGCTACGCGGGAGGCCCCGAGGCGAAGTCTCGTCTGCTTCAGCTCGAGCGCGCTCACGCTGTCACCGACCGGCGATAG